A stretch of Plesiomonas shigelloides DNA encodes these proteins:
- the slyD gene encoding peptidylprolyl isomerase, whose translation MKIAKDVVVSLAYQVRTEDGVLVDESPVSAPLDYLHGNGNLITGLENALEGREAGASFEITIPAEEAYGNYDDNLVQRVPKDVFLGVDEIEVGMRFLADTDQGPVPVEVTEVGDDYVVVDGNHMLAGQALHFAVEVVAVREATAEELEHGHVHGAHSHEGGCCGGHGHGEGEGCCGGHGHGHDHDHGHEGGCGNHGGCGCKH comes from the coding sequence ATGAAAATTGCTAAAGACGTGGTGGTCAGCCTGGCCTACCAAGTACGTACAGAAGATGGTGTGCTGGTGGACGAATCTCCGGTCAGCGCGCCGCTGGATTACCTGCATGGTAACGGCAACCTGATCACCGGCCTGGAAAATGCCCTGGAAGGCCGTGAAGCTGGCGCCAGCTTCGAAATTACCATTCCAGCTGAAGAAGCTTACGGTAACTACGACGACAACCTGGTTCAGCGCGTACCAAAAGACGTGTTCCTGGGTGTGGACGAAATCGAAGTTGGCATGCGCTTCCTGGCGGATACCGATCAAGGTCCAGTACCAGTAGAAGTAACCGAAGTGGGCGACGACTACGTTGTTGTTGACGGTAACCACATGCTGGCTGGCCAAGCACTGCACTTCGCAGTGGAAGTGGTTGCAGTACGTGAAGCGACTGCCGAAGAGCTGGAGCACGGTCACGTGCACGGCGCGCACTCACACGAAGGCGGCTGCTGCGGCGGTCACGGCCACGGTGAAGGCGAAGGTTGCTGCGGTGGTCACGGTCACGGTCATGACCACGATCATGGCCACGAAGGTGGTTGTGGTAACCACGGTGGTTGCGGTTGCAAGCACTGA
- a CDS encoding SlyX family protein, with product MSELAALQARLDHLESRQAFQEVTIEELNKVIIQQQIELEKLRTQVRFAVTKLREVQASPVASQAEETPPPHY from the coding sequence ATGAGCGAGTTAGCAGCATTACAGGCACGGCTGGATCATCTGGAAAGCCGTCAGGCATTTCAGGAAGTGACCATCGAAGAGCTGAATAAGGTCATTATCCAGCAACAAATTGAGCTGGAAAAATTGCGTACCCAAGTACGCTTTGCGGTCACCAAGTTACGGGAAGTGCAAGCCTCGCCAGTGGCTTCGCAGGCGGAAGAGACGCCTCCGCCGCATTACTGA
- the fkpA gene encoding FKBP-type peptidyl-prolyl cis-trans isomerase — protein sequence MKPAFKSSLIAMTLALSLGSGAVMAAGAPAAEPANVTAPKVAGFANEDQQAAYAIGASMARYVSANLDAQKNIGMNLSREEVLKGMQEAFNGKSKMNDTEIQQTLQALDMKISKLAQAKMAEQAKANAAAGDAFRAKFAKEKGVKSLKSGLLYLVEKEGTGATPKATDTVVVNYVGTLIDGKKFDSSYDRKEPVTFPLNRVIPGWTEGLQQIKAGGKIKLVIPPELAYGADGTPGIPPNSTLVFEVELLKVEAPAAAK from the coding sequence ATGAAACCAGCATTTAAATCATCGCTGATCGCGATGACACTCGCACTGTCTTTAGGCAGCGGCGCTGTGATGGCAGCCGGAGCACCGGCGGCAGAGCCAGCGAATGTGACTGCGCCAAAAGTGGCCGGTTTTGCGAATGAAGATCAGCAGGCAGCCTACGCAATCGGGGCTTCCATGGCGCGTTATGTTTCTGCCAACTTAGATGCGCAGAAAAACATCGGCATGAACCTGAGCCGCGAAGAAGTTCTGAAAGGGATGCAAGAAGCCTTTAACGGCAAATCCAAAATGAACGATACCGAAATCCAGCAAACCCTGCAGGCGCTGGATATGAAGATCAGCAAGCTGGCCCAAGCCAAAATGGCTGAGCAAGCCAAAGCAAACGCCGCAGCTGGTGATGCTTTCCGCGCTAAATTCGCCAAAGAAAAAGGCGTGAAGAGCCTCAAGAGCGGTCTGCTGTATCTGGTAGAGAAAGAAGGTACCGGAGCAACACCGAAAGCGACCGATACCGTAGTGGTTAACTACGTCGGCACCCTGATTGACGGTAAGAAATTCGACAGCTCTTACGATCGTAAAGAGCCGGTCACGTTCCCTCTGAACCGTGTGATCCCAGGCTGGACCGAAGGTCTGCAGCAAATCAAAGCGGGCGGTAAAATTAAGCTGGTGATCCCGCCAGAGCTGGCTTACGGTGCTGACGGTACCCCAGGCATTCCACCTAACTCCACACTGGTGTTCGAAGTGGAACTGCTGAAAGTGGAAGCGCCAGCTGCGGCTAAATAA
- a CDS encoding transcriptional regulator yields the protein MSNELILNDVLSEHDLLDHRPFSEQDHEILNSYHAVVDGLAALIGSHCEIVLHSLEDLKHSAVRIANGEITGRTIGSPITDLALRMLHDMEDASVSRAYFTRAKGGGALMKSITIAIRNRENRVIGLLCININLDAPFSQVLKAFMPEEARETPSNVNFASSVDELVAQTLEFTIEEVNNDRSVSNNLKNRQIVLALYEKGIFDIKDAINQVADRLNISKHTVYLYIRQFKNDDLSSGSD from the coding sequence ATGTCGAATGAGCTTATCTTAAATGATGTGCTGTCAGAGCACGATTTACTCGATCACCGGCCTTTCAGTGAGCAGGACCACGAGATCCTGAACTCCTACCATGCCGTGGTTGATGGTCTGGCTGCGCTGATTGGCTCACATTGCGAAATCGTCTTGCATTCGCTCGAAGATTTAAAGCACTCCGCGGTACGGATCGCCAACGGCGAAATCACCGGTCGCACCATCGGCTCACCTATCACCGATTTGGCCTTGCGTATGCTGCATGACATGGAAGATGCCAGCGTATCCCGCGCCTATTTCACCCGCGCCAAAGGCGGCGGGGCGCTGATGAAATCCATCACCATCGCGATCCGCAATCGTGAAAATCGGGTGATTGGTTTGTTGTGTATCAACATCAACTTAGATGCGCCGTTCTCGCAAGTGCTGAAAGCCTTTATGCCTGAAGAAGCGCGGGAAACGCCGTCTAACGTTAACTTCGCCAGCTCAGTTGATGAACTGGTGGCACAAACGCTGGAATTTACCATTGAGGAAGTGAACAACGATCGCAGTGTCTCCAACAACCTGAAGAACCGTCAGATTGTGTTGGCGCTGTATGAGAAAGGGATTTTTGACATCAAAGATGCCATCAACCAAGTGGCCGATCGCCTCAATATTTCCAAACACACCGTATACTTATATATCCGTCAGTTCAAAAATGATGACCTCAGTAGTGGCAGCGACTAA
- the tusD gene encoding sulfurtransferase complex subunit TusD, which yields MTSVVAATNPQPLNYALLVTGPVYGQQAALSAYQFAGALLARGHRISQVFFYRDGVLNANALTAPASDEFHLVNAWRDLAAAHDIALNVCVAAALRRGVVDAAQAEQEQLSAANLHPAFTLAGLGELAQAALTCDRVVQF from the coding sequence ATGACCTCAGTAGTGGCAGCGACTAATCCTCAACCGCTCAATTACGCCTTGTTGGTGACCGGCCCGGTGTATGGCCAACAAGCGGCGCTCAGTGCTTACCAATTTGCCGGTGCCTTGCTCGCGCGCGGCCATCGCATCAGTCAGGTTTTTTTCTACCGCGATGGGGTACTCAATGCCAACGCCCTGACCGCGCCGGCCAGTGATGAATTTCATCTGGTCAACGCATGGCGTGATCTTGCGGCCGCGCATGATATTGCGTTGAACGTCTGTGTCGCGGCGGCTTTGCGCCGTGGCGTGGTGGATGCCGCGCAAGCCGAACAAGAGCAACTGAGCGCGGCTAACTTACACCCAGCTTTTACCTTGGCTGGGTTGGGGGAACTGGCACAGGCCGCCTTGACCTGTGATCGCGTCGTGCAGTTTTAA
- the tusC gene encoding sulfurtransferase complex subunit TusC, which produces MKRIAFVFTHAPHGSAAGREGLDALLATSAFSEDLGVFFIGDGVLQLLPEQQPQLILSRDYIATFGLLPLYDITQCYVNLPDLRRRGLDAQCPLLLNPQRLEQDELLQTLQGFDTILTF; this is translated from the coding sequence ATGAAGCGCATCGCATTTGTCTTTACCCATGCTCCACACGGCAGCGCTGCCGGACGGGAAGGGCTGGACGCCTTACTGGCCACCTCAGCGTTTAGCGAAGATCTGGGCGTCTTTTTTATCGGCGACGGCGTACTGCAACTGCTACCCGAGCAGCAACCGCAGCTGATCCTAAGTCGCGACTATATCGCTACCTTCGGTTTATTGCCGCTGTATGACATCACCCAGTGTTACGTCAACCTGCCGGATCTGCGCCGCCGCGGTTTGGACGCCCAATGCCCACTGCTGCTCAACCCACAGCGCCTAGAGCAAGATGAGTTGCTGCAGACCCTGCAAGGTTTTGACACCATACTGACCTTTTGA
- the tusB gene encoding sulfurtransferase complex subunit TusB, producing the protein MLYTLSSSPFASQALTDILRLATAQDALLLWSDGVLAALAGSEFAEPLAASPVKVYVLQADAQARGIAERLLSQIQLIDYSGWVALTEQYPQQLAY; encoded by the coding sequence ATGCTGTACACCCTGTCCAGTTCACCGTTTGCCAGCCAAGCGTTGACTGACATCCTGCGTCTGGCCACCGCGCAAGACGCCCTGTTACTGTGGAGTGATGGCGTCCTCGCCGCACTCGCCGGCAGCGAGTTTGCGGAACCTCTGGCCGCCAGTCCGGTCAAAGTCTATGTTCTGCAGGCTGATGCGCAGGCGCGCGGTATCGCAGAACGATTGCTGTCGCAGATACAACTTATTGATTATTCAGGTTGGGTTGCGCTCACCGAGCAATATCCACAACAACTGGCGTACTGA
- the rpsL gene encoding 30S ribosomal protein S12: protein MATINQLVRKPRTQNVEKSNVPALQACPQKRGVCTRVYTTTPKKPNSALRKVCRVRLTNGFEVTSYIGGEGHNLQEHSVVLIRGGRVKDLPGVRYHTVRGALDCAGVKDRKQSRSKYGVKRPKS, encoded by the coding sequence ATGGCAACTATTAACCAGCTGGTACGCAAACCGCGCACCCAGAACGTTGAAAAGAGCAACGTTCCAGCGCTGCAAGCGTGTCCGCAAAAGCGTGGCGTATGTACTCGCGTATATACCACCACTCCAAAAAAACCAAACTCCGCTCTGCGTAAAGTTTGCCGTGTTCGTCTGACTAACGGTTTTGAAGTTACCTCCTACATCGGCGGTGAAGGTCACAACCTGCAAGAGCACTCCGTAGTTCTGATCCGCGGTGGTCGTGTTAAAGACCTGCCAGGTGTGCGTTATCACACCGTTCGCGGCGCTCTGGACTGCGCTGGCGTTAAAGACCGTAAGCAATCTCGTTCCAAGTACGGTGTAAAACGTCCTAAGTCTTAA
- the rpsG gene encoding 30S ribosomal protein S7 → MPRRRVIGQRKILPDPKFGSELLAKFINVVMVDGKKSTAESIVYTALDILAQRSGKDHLVAFETALENIRPAVEVKARRVGGSTYQVPVEVRPVRRNALGMRWLVEAARKRGEKSMAQRLANELSDAADNKGTAVKKREDVHRMAEANKAFAHYRW, encoded by the coding sequence ATGCCACGTCGTCGCGTGATTGGTCAACGTAAAATTCTGCCGGATCCAAAGTTCGGATCTGAGCTGTTGGCTAAATTCATCAACGTTGTGATGGTAGACGGTAAGAAGTCTACTGCTGAATCAATCGTATACACTGCACTGGACATCCTGGCTCAGCGCTCTGGCAAAGATCACTTGGTAGCTTTCGAAACTGCTCTGGAAAACATTCGTCCAGCAGTAGAAGTTAAAGCACGCCGTGTAGGTGGTTCTACTTACCAGGTGCCTGTAGAAGTACGTCCAGTACGTCGTAACGCGCTGGGCATGCGTTGGCTGGTTGAAGCTGCTCGTAAGCGCGGTGAAAAATCCATGGCTCAGCGTCTGGCGAACGAACTGTCTGATGCTGCAGACAACAAAGGTACTGCAGTTAAGAAACGTGAAGACGTTCACCGCATGGCTGAAGCCAACAAGGCGTTCGCTCACTATCGCTGGTAA
- the fusA gene encoding elongation factor G: MARTTPIERYRNIGISAHIDAGKTTTTERILFYTGVNHKIGEVHDGAATMDWMEQEQERGITITSAATTAFWSGMAKQYEPHRVNIIDTPGHVDFTIEVERSMRVLDGAVMVYCAVGGVQPQSETVWRQANKYKVPRIAFVNKMDRMGANFLKVVGQIKTRLGANPVPLQLAIGAEEGFTGVIDLVKMKAINWNDADQGVTFEYEEIPADMQDLADEWHQNLIESAAEASEELMEKYLGGEELTEEEIKNALRQRVLNNEIILVTCGSAFKNKGVQAMLDAVVDYLPSPVDVPAINGILDDGKDTPAERHASDKEPFAALAFKIATDPFVGNLTFFRVYSGVVNSGDTILNSVKSARERFGRIVQMHANKREEIKEVRAGDIAAAIGLKDVTTGDTLCDPDHPIILERMEFPEPVISIAVEPKTKADQEKMGLALGRLAKEDPSFRVWTDEESGQTIIAGMGELHLDIIVDRMKREFNVEANVGKPQVAYREAIRAKVTDVEGKHAKQSGGRGQYGHVVIDMYPLEPGSNPKGYEFINDIKGGVIPGEYIPAVDKGIQEQLKSGPLAGYPVVDMGVRLHFGSYHDVDSSELAFKLAASLAFKEGFKKANPVLLEPIMKVEVETPEENTGDVIGDLSRRRGLLRGQESDVTGVKIHAEVPLSEMFGYATQLRSLTKGRASYTMEFLKYDDAPNNVAQAVIEARGK; this comes from the coding sequence GTGGCTCGTACTACTCCTATCGAGCGCTACCGTAATATCGGTATTAGTGCTCACATTGACGCCGGTAAAACTACTACTACCGAACGTATTCTGTTCTACACCGGTGTAAACCACAAAATCGGTGAAGTTCATGACGGCGCAGCCACCATGGACTGGATGGAACAGGAACAAGAGCGTGGTATTACCATCACCTCCGCTGCGACTACTGCATTCTGGTCAGGTATGGCTAAGCAGTATGAACCGCATCGCGTAAACATCATCGACACCCCAGGACACGTTGACTTCACCATCGAAGTAGAACGTTCTATGCGTGTACTGGACGGTGCAGTAATGGTTTACTGTGCGGTAGGTGGCGTTCAGCCACAGTCTGAGACCGTATGGCGTCAGGCTAACAAATACAAAGTACCTCGTATCGCGTTCGTTAACAAAATGGACCGTATGGGTGCTAACTTCCTGAAAGTTGTTGGTCAGATCAAAACCCGTCTGGGCGCGAACCCTGTTCCGCTGCAGCTGGCAATTGGTGCTGAAGAAGGCTTCACCGGTGTTATCGACCTGGTGAAAATGAAAGCCATCAACTGGAACGATGCAGACCAAGGCGTGACCTTCGAATACGAAGAGATCCCAGCTGACATGCAGGATCTGGCTGACGAATGGCACCAGAACCTGATCGAATCCGCTGCCGAAGCTTCTGAAGAGCTGATGGAGAAATACCTGGGTGGTGAAGAACTGACTGAAGAAGAGATCAAAAATGCTCTGCGTCAGCGCGTTCTGAACAACGAAATCATCCTGGTAACCTGTGGTTCTGCGTTCAAGAACAAAGGTGTTCAGGCGATGCTGGATGCGGTAGTTGACTACCTGCCATCCCCAGTTGACGTTCCTGCGATCAACGGCATCCTAGACGACGGTAAAGATACTCCGGCTGAGCGTCACGCAAGTGACAAAGAGCCGTTCGCTGCACTGGCGTTCAAAATCGCTACCGACCCATTCGTGGGTAACCTGACTTTCTTCCGCGTTTACTCTGGTGTGGTTAACTCCGGTGATACCATCCTGAACTCCGTGAAGTCAGCGCGTGAGCGTTTTGGTCGTATCGTACAGATGCACGCTAACAAGCGTGAAGAGATCAAAGAAGTTCGTGCGGGCGACATCGCTGCAGCTATCGGTCTGAAAGACGTGACCACTGGTGACACCCTGTGTGACCCAGATCACCCAATCATTCTGGAGCGTATGGAATTCCCTGAGCCGGTAATCTCCATCGCAGTTGAACCAAAAACCAAAGCTGACCAAGAAAAAATGGGTCTGGCTCTGGGCCGTCTGGCGAAAGAAGACCCGTCTTTCCGTGTATGGACTGACGAAGAGTCTGGCCAGACTATCATCGCCGGTATGGGTGAATTGCACCTGGACATCATCGTTGACCGTATGAAGCGTGAATTCAACGTTGAAGCGAATGTGGGTAAACCTCAGGTTGCTTACCGCGAAGCGATTCGTGCGAAAGTTACCGATGTTGAAGGTAAACACGCTAAGCAGTCTGGTGGTCGCGGTCAGTACGGTCACGTTGTGATCGACATGTACCCACTGGAGCCGGGCTCTAACCCGAAAGGTTACGAGTTCATCAACGACATCAAGGGTGGTGTAATTCCTGGCGAATACATCCCAGCCGTTGATAAAGGCATCCAGGAACAGCTGAAGTCTGGCCCTCTGGCTGGCTATCCAGTTGTTGACATGGGTGTTCGTCTGCACTTCGGTTCTTACCACGACGTTGACTCCTCTGAACTGGCGTTTAAACTGGCTGCGTCTCTTGCCTTTAAAGAAGGCTTTAAGAAAGCAAACCCAGTTCTGCTTGAACCAATCATGAAGGTTGAAGTAGAAACTCCGGAAGAGAACACCGGTGACGTTATCGGTGACTTGAGCCGTCGTCGCGGTTTGCTGCGTGGTCAGGAATCCGACGTAACTGGCGTTAAGATCCATGCTGAAGTTCCATTGTCTGAAATGTTCGGCTATGCAACTCAGCTGCGTTCTCTGACCAAAGGTCGTGCATCATACACTATGGAATTCCTGAAGTATGATGATGCGCCAAACAACGTTGCTCAGGCCGTTATTGAAGCCCGTGGTAAGTAA
- the tuf gene encoding elongation factor Tu, whose protein sequence is MSKEKFERTKPHVNVGTIGHVDHGKTTLTAAITTVLSKVYGGQARAFDQIDNAPEEKARGITINTSHVEYDTPTRHYAHVDCPGHADYVKNMITGAAQMDGAILVVAATDGPMPQTREHILLGRQVGVPYIIVFLNKCDMVDDEELLELVEMEVRELLSQYDFPGDDTPVVRGSALKALEGDAQWEEKIVELAGYLDSYIPEPERAIDKPFLLPIEDVFSISGRGTVVTGRVERGIIKVGEEVEIVGIKETTKTTCTGVEMFRKLLDEGRAGENVGVLLRGTKRDDVERGQVLAKPGSINPHTNFVAEVYILSKDEGGRHTPFFKGYRPQFYFRTTDVTGTIELPEGVEMVMPGDNIQMVVTLIAPIAMDEGLRFAIREGGRTVGAGVVAKIIK, encoded by the coding sequence GTGTCTAAAGAAAAATTTGAACGTACTAAACCGCACGTTAACGTTGGTACTATCGGCCACGTTGACCACGGTAAAACTACCCTGACTGCAGCTATCACTACCGTACTGTCTAAAGTATACGGTGGTCAGGCTCGTGCATTCGATCAGATCGATAACGCGCCAGAAGAAAAAGCTCGTGGTATCACCATCAACACTTCTCACGTAGAGTACGACACCCCAACTCGTCACTACGCGCACGTTGACTGCCCAGGTCACGCCGACTACGTGAAGAACATGATCACTGGTGCTGCTCAGATGGACGGCGCTATCCTGGTAGTAGCTGCGACTGACGGCCCAATGCCTCAGACTCGTGAGCACATCCTGCTGGGTCGTCAGGTAGGCGTTCCTTACATCATCGTGTTCCTGAACAAGTGTGACATGGTTGATGACGAAGAGCTGCTGGAACTGGTAGAAATGGAAGTACGTGAGCTGCTGTCTCAGTACGACTTCCCAGGCGACGATACTCCAGTTGTTCGCGGTTCTGCACTGAAAGCGCTGGAAGGCGATGCTCAGTGGGAAGAGAAGATTGTTGAACTGGCAGGCTACCTGGACAGCTACATCCCTGAGCCAGAGCGTGCTATCGACAAGCCATTCCTGCTGCCAATCGAAGACGTATTCTCTATCTCCGGCCGTGGTACTGTAGTAACTGGTCGTGTAGAGCGCGGTATCATCAAAGTTGGTGAAGAAGTAGAAATCGTTGGTATCAAAGAGACTACCAAGACTACTTGTACTGGCGTTGAAATGTTCCGTAAGCTGCTGGACGAAGGTCGTGCGGGCGAGAACGTAGGTGTTCTGCTGCGTGGTACCAAGCGTGATGACGTAGAGCGTGGTCAGGTTCTGGCTAAGCCAGGCTCAATCAACCCACACACCAACTTTGTAGCAGAAGTTTATATTCTGTCCAAAGATGAAGGTGGTCGTCACACTCCATTCTTCAAAGGCTACCGTCCACAGTTCTACTTCCGTACAACTGACGTGACCGGTACCATCGAACTGCCAGAAGGCGTAGAGATGGTAATGCCAGGTGACAACATTCAAATGGTTGTTACCCTGATTGCACCAATCGCGATGGACGAAGGCTTGCGCTTCGCTATCCGTGAAGGTGGCCGTACTGTAGGTGCGGGCGTTGTTGCTAAGATCATCAAGTAA
- the rpsJ gene encoding 30S ribosomal protein S10: protein MQNQRIRIRLKAFDHRLIDQSTAEIVETAKRTGAQVRGPIPLPTRKERFTVLISPHVNKDARDQYEIRTHKRLVDIVEPTEKTVDALMRLDLAAGVDVQISLG from the coding sequence ATGCAGAACCAAAGAATCCGTATCCGCTTGAAAGCGTTCGATCACCGCTTGATCGATCAATCAACCGCGGAAATCGTCGAGACTGCTAAGCGCACTGGCGCTCAGGTTCGTGGCCCGATTCCGCTGCCGACCCGCAAAGAGCGCTTTACCGTACTGATTTCTCCGCACGTTAACAAAGACGCGCGTGACCAGTACGAAATCCGCACTCACAAGCGCTTGGTCGACATCGTCGAGCCAACTGAAAAAACCGTTGATGCTCTGATGCGTCTGGATCTGGCTGCCGGCGTTGACGTGCAGATCAGCCTGGGCTAA
- the rplC gene encoding 50S ribosomal protein L3, whose translation MIGLVGRKVGMTRVFTEDGVSIPVTVIEIEANRVTQVKTLENDGYSAIQVTTGSKKANRVTKPEAGHFAKAGVEAGRGKWEFRLESGEEFTVGQEINVDIFADVKKVDVTGTSKGKGFAGGVKRWNFRTQDATHGNSLSHRVLGSIGQNQTPGRVFKGKKMTGHLGDERVTVQSLEVVRVDAERKLLLVKGAVPGATNGDLIVKPAVKA comes from the coding sequence ATGATTGGTTTAGTCGGACGTAAAGTGGGTATGACCCGCGTCTTCACTGAAGACGGCGTGTCCATCCCAGTTACCGTTATCGAAATCGAAGCCAACCGCGTTACCCAGGTTAAGACCCTGGAAAATGACGGCTACAGCGCGATTCAGGTTACTACTGGCAGCAAGAAAGCTAACCGTGTAACCAAGCCTGAAGCAGGTCATTTTGCTAAAGCTGGCGTTGAAGCTGGCCGCGGTAAGTGGGAGTTCCGTCTGGAAAGCGGTGAAGAATTCACTGTTGGCCAGGAAATTAACGTAGACATCTTCGCTGACGTGAAGAAAGTTGACGTTACCGGTACTTCCAAAGGTAAAGGCTTCGCAGGTGGTGTTAAGCGTTGGAACTTCCGCACTCAAGATGCGACTCACGGTAACTCCCTGTCTCACCGTGTTTTAGGTTCCATCGGTCAAAACCAAACTCCTGGTCGCGTGTTCAAAGGTAAAAAAATGACCGGTCACTTGGGTGACGAACGCGTAACAGTGCAGTCCCTGGAAGTTGTACGTGTTGATGCTGAGCGTAAACTGCTGCTGGTTAAAGGTGCAGTGCCTGGCGCAACTAACGGCGATCTGATCGTGAAACCGGCAGTTAAGGCGTAA
- the rplD gene encoding 50S ribosomal protein L4, translated as MELVLKDAQSALTVSETTFGRDFNEALVHQVVVAYAAGARQGTRAQKTRAEVSGSGKKPWRQKGTGRARSGDIKSPIWRSGGVTFAAKPQDHSQKVNKKMYRGAMKSILSELVRQERLIVVENFSVEAPKTKLLAQKLKEMALEDVLIITAEVDENLFLAARNLFKVDVRDVNGMDPVSLIAFDKVVMTAEAVKQVEEMLA; from the coding sequence ATGGAATTGGTATTGAAAGACGCGCAAAGCGCGCTGACTGTTTCCGAGACTACCTTCGGTCGTGATTTCAACGAAGCTCTGGTTCACCAGGTTGTTGTTGCTTACGCTGCAGGTGCTCGTCAAGGTACCCGTGCTCAGAAAACTCGTGCTGAAGTTTCTGGCTCTGGTAAGAAACCATGGCGTCAAAAGGGCACTGGTCGTGCTCGTTCTGGTGACATCAAGAGCCCAATCTGGCGCTCTGGTGGCGTGACTTTTGCTGCTAAGCCGCAAGATCACAGCCAGAAAGTTAACAAGAAAATGTACCGCGGTGCGATGAAGAGCATCCTGTCCGAACTGGTTCGTCAGGAACGTCTGATCGTGGTTGAGAACTTCTCTGTAGAAGCTCCAAAAACCAAACTGCTGGCACAGAAACTGAAAGAGATGGCTCTGGAAGACGTGCTGATCATCACTGCTGAAGTTGATGAGAACCTGTTCCTGGCAGCTCGCAACCTGTTTAAGGTTGACGTTCGCGACGTAAACGGCATGGATCCAGTTAGCCTGATCGCGTTCGACAAGGTTGTAATGACCGCTGAGGCTGTTAAGCAAGTTGAGGAGATGCTGGCATGA
- the rplW gene encoding 50S ribosomal protein L23, protein MIREERLLKVLRAPHISEKATMAAETQNTIVFKVAKDATKAEIKAAVEKLFEVEVKDVRTLILKGKVKRHGARVGRRSDLKKAYVTLKEGQNLDFVGGAE, encoded by the coding sequence ATGATCCGTGAAGAACGTCTGCTGAAAGTATTGCGTGCTCCGCACATCTCTGAAAAAGCGACTATGGCTGCTGAAACACAAAACACCATTGTGTTCAAAGTAGCAAAAGACGCCACCAAAGCTGAAATCAAAGCAGCTGTTGAAAAGCTGTTTGAAGTTGAAGTTAAAGACGTACGCACCCTGATCCTGAAGGGTAAAGTTAAGCGTCACGGTGCCCGCGTTGGTCGTCGTAGCGACTTGAAGAAAGCTTACGTCACCCTGAAAGAAGGCCAGAATCTGGACTTCGTTGGCGGCGCTGAGTAA